The following are from one region of the Pelagibius sp. CAU 1746 genome:
- a CDS encoding tetratricopeptide repeat protein, producing MTTRSIGRRLSRFAAVVAMAGLTVSCASSQDGMTAGAQAGLGKDPASRAERLVSYCDRLADKGELVTALGLCGRAHEINPDDPATLMKIASILYDLDRKQAAAQTYEVLLDGHPKHHEARYSLGKLYMETGEGSLAAAHLNQVIAQQPEDPRPYNALGVLRDQAGEHEAAQALYRTALKFDPNNHSLRNNLGLSLALNGQREEAIEVLAALAVDPEVDRTVLRNLEAAYAVRPVPAVEEGTPGMAPSPVAAPAGMTGPAPATLPQAQPVKTEVLTPPSMRTGVSEPLAAPMKPSAAPTNSGEEGTPTPLYFPKPNTAGDPPQTGARRAPPVEQTAQGPSSVILAAAQELMTPPDWADFEPGALVGGDPPQDRKPAPERTPQTGDQAQSDEITVDPAELGALFQPGETTLSMLLLHSSAGTAA from the coding sequence ATGACGACACGATCAATCGGCCGCCGCCTTTCGCGGTTCGCAGCAGTTGTGGCGATGGCGGGCCTCACCGTCAGTTGCGCCAGTTCCCAGGACGGCATGACGGCCGGCGCCCAGGCGGGCCTCGGCAAGGACCCGGCGAGCCGGGCCGAGAGGCTGGTCAGTTACTGTGATCGTCTTGCCGACAAGGGCGAACTGGTTACGGCACTCGGTCTTTGCGGCCGTGCGCACGAGATCAACCCGGACGATCCGGCGACGCTGATGAAGATCGCGTCGATTCTCTACGACTTGGATCGCAAGCAGGCCGCCGCGCAGACCTACGAGGTTCTGCTCGACGGTCATCCCAAGCATCACGAGGCGCGCTATAGCCTGGGGAAGCTGTACATGGAAACGGGGGAGGGTTCCCTGGCGGCGGCGCACCTCAATCAGGTGATTGCACAGCAGCCGGAGGACCCACGGCCCTATAACGCCCTGGGCGTCTTGCGCGACCAGGCCGGCGAGCACGAAGCCGCGCAGGCCCTCTATCGCACGGCGCTGAAGTTCGACCCGAACAACCATTCCTTGCGCAACAACCTGGGGCTTTCGCTGGCTCTCAACGGCCAGCGCGAGGAGGCCATCGAGGTTCTGGCCGCCTTGGCGGTGGATCCGGAGGTGGACCGCACGGTGCTGCGCAACCTGGAGGCCGCTTACGCCGTGCGCCCGGTGCCGGCGGTTGAGGAAGGGACGCCTGGCATGGCGCCGTCCCCTGTGGCGGCGCCTGCTGGCATGACCGGGCCCGCACCGGCGACCTTGCCTCAGGCGCAGCCGGTGAAGACCGAGGTGCTTACCCCGCCGTCCATGCGCACCGGGGTGTCAGAGCCTTTGGCCGCGCCCATGAAGCCGTCCGCCGCGCCGACGAACTCCGGCGAAGAAGGCACGCCGACGCCGCTCTATTTCCCGAAGCCAAACACCGCCGGCGATCCGCCGCAGACCGGCGCCCGCAGGGCACCGCCGGTCGAGCAGACGGCGCAGGGCCCTTCTTCCGTCATCCTTGCCGCGGCTCAGGAACTGATGACTCCTCCTGACTGGGCCGATTTCGAGCCGGGGGCGCTGGTGGGCGGGGATCCGCCGCAGGATAGGAAGCCGGCTCCGGAGCGGACGCCGCAGACGGGTGATCAGGCTCAGTCCGACGAGATCACGGTCGACCCCGCGGAGCTGGGCGCGCTTTTCCAACCCGGCGAGACCACGCTTTCCATGCTGTTGCTGCACAGCAGCGCCGGCACGGCGGCCTGA